Proteins encoded within one genomic window of Candidatus Syntrophocurvum alkaliphilum:
- a CDS encoding N-acetylmuramoyl-L-alanine amidase: MQIKKLITLTTLTIFILTTILTPIALAQTGIITGSIVNVREGPGTNYDTVGSIQKDTETTVIDTSDDWYKIQTDNLTGWVAEWLVNINEKLKIEVDRDLVNIRTGPDTTYSSLDQATKGDTYTLIQDQGDWLKIRLTDGSEAYIFADLVKIIKPENQEPQEKDIEILRKIEVTASSVNLRSGPDTSYDKVDEVSRGTILNVISEPKDGWYQVKLENGDTPYIAGWLVKTIQEETSTPVPADKIPTVLINGEIKTFEVDPIIENGRTLVPLRAIFEAMGAVVEWDNDTRTVTAVKNNTVVVLPIGSTEPTVNDEKWELDVPAKIVQDRTLAPLRFVGEAFGGEVDWDNDTRTVTIDGDTTKHNPKYVNVNGDEVELRTSPSSDSESIATARSGDRMIVVDERDGWYQVSRGGRLAWVEGWVTEVEGDDEKEAEPVETPVDDSDKPISDKESLNLSGDESAPVSDGKINISTRLTSDGYRLVMKTASGITPDIVERDNGKKIVFTFEGVKTRDGRVETSFYLGSGRDERIPINAITRDDTTWVTVDMPKVYDYEISEEKNSNKQVFTIPSQIKTIREMTLRNGNHVLAINSISEMKYEEKKDGDKLYLDLPGTYKGAADSNYRLSGAGASNIDVNQSTDPVNTELKINLKDIKDYQITQSSNKDAINVILFPKDPVIPPSQSEPQDEKISVVIDPGHGGSDPGAIGYSGSLTEKEVALDISLMVEEILKEEGIDIIMTRTDDTYVGLYERAEMANDEEADLFVSIHADAHPMSDRHGTTTFYYAPEDRSSLYEQEIERSLLADLIQEELVEQIRRMDRGTRQANFAVLRETEMPSALVEVAFMTNPTEEELLKKDSFRQISAEGIANGILKYIDLMLDK, from the coding sequence ATGCAAATAAAAAAACTAATAACCCTAACAACCCTAACAATTTTCATACTAACCACCATCCTAACCCCCATAGCCCTTGCCCAAACCGGCATAATTACTGGTAGTATAGTAAACGTTCGCGAAGGCCCAGGTACTAACTACGACACTGTAGGAAGCATACAAAAAGACACCGAAACAACAGTAATCGATACCTCAGATGACTGGTACAAAATCCAAACCGATAACCTAACCGGCTGGGTGGCTGAATGGTTAGTAAATATAAATGAAAAGCTGAAAATAGAAGTAGACCGAGACCTAGTAAACATTCGCACTGGTCCTGATACTACATACTCATCATTAGACCAAGCCACCAAAGGTGATACATATACACTTATCCAAGATCAGGGTGACTGGCTAAAAATACGTCTAACCGATGGCAGTGAAGCCTATATCTTTGCTGACCTAGTAAAAATAATTAAACCCGAAAATCAAGAACCGCAAGAAAAAGACATAGAAATCCTAAGAAAAATAGAAGTAACCGCTAGTTCAGTAAACCTTCGCAGTGGCCCTGACACTAGCTATGATAAAGTTGACGAAGTATCAAGAGGCACAATATTAAATGTAATATCAGAACCCAAAGACGGATGGTACCAAGTAAAACTAGAAAACGGTGATACACCATACATAGCTGGCTGGCTAGTAAAAACCATACAAGAAGAAACATCTACACCAGTACCGGCTGATAAAATACCAACAGTGCTAATAAATGGGGAAATAAAAACATTTGAGGTAGACCCCATAATAGAAAACGGTCGCACCCTAGTACCACTAAGAGCCATATTCGAGGCCATGGGAGCTGTAGTAGAGTGGGACAACGACACTCGTACCGTAACAGCAGTAAAAAACAATACCGTAGTTGTACTACCCATAGGCTCTACCGAACCAACAGTTAATGACGAAAAATGGGAACTAGACGTTCCTGCAAAAATAGTACAAGACAGAACCCTAGCTCCACTAAGATTTGTAGGTGAAGCATTTGGTGGAGAAGTAGACTGGGATAATGATACTAGAACAGTAACCATAGATGGAGACACCACCAAACACAACCCCAAATACGTAAATGTAAACGGAGACGAAGTAGAGTTAAGAACCAGCCCCTCTTCAGACTCCGAAAGCATAGCTACTGCTCGCTCAGGTGATAGAATGATAGTAGTAGATGAAAGGGACGGCTGGTACCAAGTAAGCCGAGGTGGCAGACTAGCATGGGTAGAAGGCTGGGTAACTGAAGTAGAAGGAGATGACGAAAAAGAAGCCGAACCAGTTGAAACCCCAGTAGATGATTCCGATAAACCAATTAGTGACAAAGAAAGCCTAAACCTAAGTGGTGATGAAAGCGCTCCTGTATCAGACGGTAAAATAAACATATCAACACGACTTACTTCTGATGGCTATCGTCTAGTAATGAAAACCGCTTCAGGTATAACTCCTGATATAGTAGAAAGAGACAATGGCAAAAAAATAGTATTTACCTTTGAAGGAGTAAAAACTAGAGACGGAAGAGTAGAAACTAGTTTCTATCTAGGAAGTGGCAGAGATGAACGTATTCCTATAAATGCAATAACAAGAGATGACACCACTTGGGTTACTGTAGATATGCCAAAAGTCTATGACTATGAAATATCAGAGGAAAAAAATAGCAATAAACAAGTGTTTACAATACCATCACAAATAAAGACAATCAGGGAAATGACCCTAAGAAATGGTAACCATGTATTAGCTATAAACTCAATCAGTGAAATGAAATACGAAGAGAAAAAAGATGGCGACAAACTATATTTAGACTTACCAGGTACCTATAAAGGTGCAGCAGACAGTAATTATAGATTATCAGGTGCAGGAGCATCTAATATAGATGTAAATCAATCAACTGATCCGGTAAACACAGAACTAAAAATAAACCTAAAAGATATAAAAGACTATCAAATAACCCAAAGCTCAAACAAAGATGCAATAAATGTTATACTTTTTCCAAAAGATCCAGTAATACCACCTAGTCAATCAGAACCGCAGGATGAAAAAATATCTGTAGTCATAGACCCTGGACATGGTGGGAGTGATCCAGGAGCTATAGGCTACTCTGGAAGCCTAACCGAAAAAGAAGTAGCCTTAGATATTTCATTAATGGTAGAAGAAATACTAAAAGAAGAAGGCATAGACATAATAATGACCAGAACAGATGACACCTATGTAGGATTATATGAACGCGCTGAAATGGCAAATGACGAAGAAGCTGACTTATTCGTATCCATACATGCTGATGCTCATCCTATGTCAGACAGGCATGGTACAACAACCTTCTACTATGCCCCAGAAGACAGATCAAGCTTATATGAACAGGAAATAGAGCGTTCATTACTAGCAGACCTAATACAAGAAGAACTAGTAGAACAAATAAGAAGAATGGACCGAGGAACCAGACAGGCAAACTTCGCAGTACTAAGAGAAACCGAAATGCCATCAGCCTTAGTAGAAGTAGCCTTCATGACCAACCCAACAGAAGAAGAACTACTAAAAAAAGACTCCTTCCGCCAAATATCAGCCGAAGGAATAGCAAACGGCATCCTAAAATACATAGACCTAATGCTAGACAAATAA
- a CDS encoding DUF4330 domain-containing protein, which produces MIDERGRLFGFINIVDLAVILLVVLLAAGFLYRGQATEITAEPHMVRIEVVANNIFPGVEESLQVGDRLVAAGAITGAEITEMEVKEANWVTTDAEGKMHLETNPFRNDIHLTIEGPSTQIGPSQINFAGQEVRAGIEDFYVKTQVVEVKGNIVSVEVLE; this is translated from the coding sequence ATGATTGACGAAAGAGGAAGGCTTTTTGGATTTATTAATATAGTTGATTTAGCAGTTATTTTGTTAGTGGTTTTGTTAGCTGCTGGGTTTCTTTATCGAGGACAGGCTACTGAGATAACTGCTGAACCACATATGGTTAGGATAGAGGTTGTAGCTAATAATATTTTTCCGGGAGTAGAGGAGAGTTTGCAGGTGGGTGATCGTTTGGTAGCTGCAGGTGCGATTACTGGTGCTGAGATTACTGAGATGGAGGTAAAGGAAGCTAATTGGGTGACTACTGATGCTGAGGGTAAGATGCATTTGGAGACTAATCCTTTTAGAAATGATATTCATCTTACTATAGAGGGGCCGAGTACGCAGATAGGTCCTTCACAGATTAATTTTGCTGGGCAAGAGGTAAGAGCAGGGATAGAAGATTTTTATGTGAAGACACAGGTGGTTGAGGTAAAAGGGAATATAGTTTCGGTGGAAGTGCTGGAGTAG
- a CDS encoding O-antigen ligase family protein has translation MVNYDDNVNTSKNASPVHGWELYLIVLYVVLDWFFRHVAFTFMAGPWDELLFIFIVGVWIIRAAIYRLRPEGSPMLVPIMLYVGVMVFLVLINSPNYAIAIEGLRVMIQFIFWFFLAYNLVFSREHFKGLIDFFLLICVIVSFYGILQYLLGVEMPAGWVDSAEATITTRVFSIIGSPNILGSLIVLSLPIAFALYFISNNLLKKALYAVAILILAGCLVFTFSRGAWLAFILAAFFLGIWVDRRIILGMVIVAFLTPTFMPTVYDRMAYMLSSDYIESSERGGRLGRWEVSLNHWRASPEVGVGLGQFGGAVAARNFPEESFYADNWYMKVGVETGMVGLGATLLLFVYGLRQARRAIDETEDEYMRYLGLGILVGLIGVLAHNVVENVFEVPMMSSYYWFLLGLVMALPRISERRIDTGSLRSRTDLTD, from the coding sequence ATGGTCAATTATGATGATAATGTAAATACAAGTAAAAATGCTAGTCCTGTACATGGTTGGGAATTGTATTTGATTGTTCTTTATGTGGTTTTGGACTGGTTTTTTAGGCATGTGGCTTTTACTTTTATGGCGGGGCCTTGGGATGAGCTTTTGTTTATTTTTATTGTAGGGGTCTGGATTATACGGGCTGCTATTTATAGGCTAAGGCCTGAGGGGTCTCCTATGTTGGTTCCTATTATGCTGTATGTCGGGGTTATGGTTTTTCTGGTGCTTATTAATTCACCTAATTATGCCATAGCTATTGAAGGGTTGCGAGTCATGATCCAGTTTATTTTCTGGTTCTTTTTGGCTTATAATCTGGTGTTTTCTCGTGAGCATTTTAAGGGACTTATAGATTTCTTTTTACTTATATGTGTGATTGTTTCGTTTTATGGTATTTTGCAGTATCTTTTAGGTGTAGAGATGCCTGCTGGTTGGGTAGATAGTGCTGAGGCTACTATTACCACTAGGGTTTTTTCTATTATAGGTAGTCCGAATATTTTGGGTAGCTTGATTGTTTTGAGTTTACCTATTGCATTTGCGCTTTATTTTATAAGTAATAATTTACTTAAGAAGGCTTTGTATGCGGTTGCTATTTTGATACTGGCTGGGTGCTTGGTGTTTACTTTTTCACGTGGTGCTTGGTTAGCGTTTATTTTAGCAGCGTTTTTCTTAGGTATTTGGGTTGATAGGCGTATTATTTTGGGTATGGTTATAGTTGCCTTTTTGACCCCTACGTTTATGCCTACGGTTTATGATCGGATGGCTTATATGTTGAGTAGTGATTATATTGAGTCTTCTGAGCGTGGTGGGCGTTTGGGGCGCTGGGAGGTTTCTTTGAATCATTGGCGAGCTTCACCTGAGGTTGGAGTTGGCTTAGGGCAGTTTGGGGGAGCAGTAGCTGCTCGGAATTTTCCAGAAGAAAGCTTTTATGCTGATAATTGGTATATGAAGGTAGGGGTGGAGACTGGTATGGTCGGTCTCGGTGCTACTCTGCTTTTATTTGTATATGGACTAAGGCAAGCGCGGAGGGCGATTGATGAGACTGAGGATGAGTATATGCGCTATTTGGGCTTGGGTATTTTGGTTGGACTTATAGGAGTGCTGGCGCATAATGTGGTAGAGAATGTTTTTGAGGTGCCGATGATGAGTAGTTATTATTGGTTTTTGTTGGGGCTGGTGATGGCATTGCCGAGGATTAGTGAGCGGAGGATAGACACTGGTTCGCTACGCTCACGCACTGATTTAACAGACTAA
- a CDS encoding glycosyltransferase, translated as MSPFKDPDVGFKKDMAKEGVRQLSSNIWLLSPPVTLPFGSRFPGFNSINQNKIAKSIRGAMNELGFNKPVLWTYLHTSADLLGKLDESFVVYDCVDEHSAYDGFNAKLVKAMEKRLLKESDMVFCTARGLYEDKKPYCREIYLSPNAADIRHFNKAFSADTPVGKEVLDLPNPVLGFVGAIKEWIDLELIKEVAFRFPNASVVMIGPVGANVDISDFDDINNVYFLGHRNREVLPQYIKGFDVCLNPFKENELTATVSPLKFYEYLASGKPIASVPMPEIMEFEGLVEFGRGKEGFVDAIRRALEDSEEKREARLKKAEENSWESRAEFMISRIEARYRERVE; from the coding sequence TTGTCACCTTTTAAGGATCCGGATGTGGGTTTTAAGAAGGATATGGCTAAAGAGGGTGTGCGGCAGTTAAGTAGTAATATATGGCTTTTATCACCACCGGTTACACTTCCTTTTGGTAGTCGTTTTCCGGGGTTTAATTCTATTAATCAGAATAAAATAGCTAAATCTATTCGTGGGGCTATGAATGAGCTTGGTTTTAATAAGCCGGTTTTGTGGACTTATTTACATACTAGTGCTGATTTGTTAGGAAAGCTGGATGAAAGCTTTGTGGTTTATGATTGTGTAGATGAGCATTCGGCTTATGATGGATTTAATGCTAAGTTGGTTAAGGCCATGGAGAAAAGGTTGCTCAAGGAATCTGACATGGTTTTTTGTACAGCTAGAGGGCTTTATGAGGATAAGAAACCGTACTGTAGGGAGATCTATCTTTCTCCTAATGCAGCTGATATAAGGCATTTTAACAAGGCTTTTAGTGCTGACACTCCGGTTGGTAAAGAGGTTTTAGATTTACCTAATCCAGTTTTGGGGTTTGTTGGTGCTATTAAGGAGTGGATTGATTTAGAGCTGATTAAGGAAGTGGCTTTTAGGTTCCCTAATGCTTCGGTGGTTATGATTGGACCAGTGGGAGCTAATGTAGATATATCAGATTTTGACGATATAAATAATGTTTATTTTTTAGGACATAGGAATCGTGAAGTATTGCCACAATATATTAAGGGGTTTGATGTGTGTTTAAATCCTTTTAAGGAAAATGAGTTAACTGCTACTGTTAGTCCTTTGAAGTTTTATGAGTATTTGGCTTCTGGTAAGCCGATAGCTTCTGTGCCGATGCCTGAGATTATGGAGTTTGAGGGATTAGTAGAGTTTGGGCGTGGTAAGGAAGGGTTTGTAGATGCTATTAGGAGAGCTTTGGAGGATAGTGAGGAGAAAAGAGAGGCTAGGCTTAAGAAGGCGGAGGAAAATTCGTGGGAAAGCCGGGCGGAGTTTATGATTAGTCGGATTGAGGCGAGGTATAGGGAGAGGGTTGAATAG
- a CDS encoding nucleotide sugar dehydrogenase, which translates to MKKVCMFGLGFVGLPLALSFSMRGCEVVGVDIEADLVEDLNNGVTHHLENYEGKPIQEILSEQLAAGRFKAIANGAAAMQECDNIIVTVGIPVEDYEHDMTPLIEVCRTVGQGLKMGDLVLIRSTVIPGTTKDIIMPLLEKESGLKAGVDFYLAYSSERIAEGKAFHEFENMPAALAGINPESTQKAFELMSIVTKAPIAQASRMEVVEAAKVMENISRDVDIAMVNEFAKFCKAMGVDIFELVSIANTHDRVNLLTPGPGVGGYCLPNALFYLLPKAKELDVNLELLSTARRVNEDMPRYVANLVLRNLPVAPGLAKIAVFGLAMKDYSNDDRVSPAHSVVSNLIDAGCEVKAFDPAVPEDYDFKVDSIEDAVKDAHGIVVLTKQNGIDYMDLDRFYGLMSKEGTPFIVDTKNLYEPELVNGKGFKLERL; encoded by the coding sequence ATGAAAAAGGTTTGTATGTTTGGACTTGGATTTGTAGGTCTTCCTCTGGCACTTAGCTTCTCTATGAGGGGTTGTGAAGTGGTTGGAGTTGATATTGAGGCTGATTTGGTTGAGGATTTGAATAATGGGGTTACTCATCATTTAGAAAATTATGAGGGTAAGCCTATTCAGGAGATACTTAGTGAGCAGTTGGCTGCTGGGCGTTTTAAGGCTATTGCTAACGGGGCTGCTGCTATGCAAGAGTGTGATAATATTATTGTTACTGTGGGAATACCAGTTGAAGATTATGAGCATGATATGACTCCTTTGATAGAGGTTTGTCGTACTGTGGGCCAGGGTCTCAAGATGGGTGATTTGGTTCTTATTAGGAGTACGGTTATACCGGGGACTACTAAGGATATTATTATGCCACTTCTGGAGAAAGAGAGTGGACTTAAAGCGGGAGTGGACTTTTATCTAGCTTATTCTTCTGAGCGTATTGCTGAGGGTAAGGCTTTTCATGAGTTTGAGAATATGCCGGCGGCATTGGCTGGGATTAATCCCGAGAGTACACAGAAGGCTTTTGAGCTTATGTCTATAGTTACTAAGGCTCCTATAGCTCAAGCTAGTCGTATGGAGGTTGTAGAGGCTGCTAAGGTTATGGAAAATATCTCTCGTGATGTGGATATAGCTATGGTTAATGAGTTTGCTAAGTTTTGTAAGGCAATGGGTGTAGATATTTTTGAGTTAGTTAGTATAGCTAATACTCATGATAGGGTTAATTTGCTTACTCCGGGACCGGGTGTAGGTGGATATTGTTTGCCTAATGCTTTGTTTTATCTGCTTCCTAAGGCTAAGGAGTTGGATGTTAATTTAGAGCTTTTAAGTACTGCTCGCAGAGTAAATGAAGATATGCCACGTTATGTTGCTAATTTGGTGTTGCGTAATTTACCAGTTGCACCGGGACTTGCGAAAATAGCTGTTTTTGGGTTAGCTATGAAGGATTATTCTAATGATGATAGAGTAAGTCCGGCTCATTCTGTGGTGAGTAATTTGATAGATGCTGGTTGTGAGGTAAAGGCTTTTGATCCGGCTGTACCTGAGGATTATGATTTTAAGGTTGATAGTATAGAAGATGCAGTTAAGGATGCTCATGGGATTGTTGTTTTGACAAAGCAAAATGGGATTGATTATATGGATTTGGATAGGTTTTATGGTTTGATGTCTAAGGAGGGTACTCCGTTTATTGTGGATACGAAGAATTTGTATGAACCGGAGTTAGTTAATGGGAAGGGGTTTAAGTTGGAGAGATTGTAG
- the murJ gene encoding murein biosynthesis integral membrane protein MurJ, with protein sequence MSNQSIAKAAVVILAFSTIGRLLGFVREQVIAAQYGTSVYTDAYVMAFTLPNLLYIIIGGALATAFIPVFTSIAVQKGEEEASHMASSVINLTIIGMVVVSIIGVLIAPLLVAIIAPGFEQEARELTIELTRIMFPAVLFLALSMLIGGILNSYKRFAAAAFAPVAFSGIIIISVFTLVPLMGIYGLALGTVLGTVAQVAIQLPFLKRLNLRYKLEAQIKNPAITKMGELMFPAMIGTSVNQLYVTIDRILASGLATGSIAALNFANKLMFLPYNLFVMAINTAVFPSLSEQAAKQKFEDMGRTTVFGLNLVAFFTIPAAIGIFVLSEPLVRLLFERGAFDAHSTELTVFALNFYLIGLFAQGAFHVLNRTYFAMQDTKTPVKINIFSVFLNLIFSLILIRYLAHGGLALATSLAAICNMILVYSFLRRKLPTLPERQLFFTLGKVLFASVIMGVAVHFSSMYLVSQLAMVSLWDQLVHICGSIFIGVLVYGLAILPLKIEEVEYVKDRFLERLARR encoded by the coding sequence TTGTCTAATCAGTCTATAGCTAAGGCTGCGGTTGTGATATTGGCTTTTAGTACAATTGGTAGGCTTTTGGGCTTTGTTAGGGAACAGGTTATTGCGGCCCAGTATGGTACTAGTGTTTATACTGATGCTTATGTTATGGCTTTTACTCTGCCTAATTTATTATATATTATTATTGGTGGGGCACTGGCTACTGCTTTTATTCCAGTGTTCACTAGTATTGCTGTGCAAAAGGGAGAAGAAGAAGCTTCTCACATGGCAAGCTCGGTTATAAATTTGACTATTATCGGGATGGTTGTTGTTTCGATTATAGGGGTGTTAATTGCTCCTTTGTTGGTTGCTATAATTGCTCCGGGGTTTGAACAAGAAGCTCGAGAGTTAACTATTGAGCTTACGCGGATTATGTTTCCAGCTGTGCTGTTTTTGGCTTTGTCTATGCTTATTGGAGGTATACTTAATTCTTATAAGCGGTTTGCAGCGGCAGCATTTGCACCGGTAGCTTTTTCAGGGATTATTATTATATCTGTTTTTACTTTAGTACCTCTCATGGGGATTTATGGATTAGCTTTAGGGACTGTTTTAGGTACGGTTGCTCAGGTGGCTATTCAGCTTCCTTTTTTAAAGAGGCTGAATCTACGGTACAAACTAGAAGCACAAATAAAAAATCCTGCTATAACAAAGATGGGAGAATTGATGTTTCCTGCTATGATAGGAACTTCAGTTAATCAGCTTTATGTAACTATAGACCGAATATTAGCTTCTGGGCTGGCTACTGGAAGTATTGCGGCACTTAATTTTGCTAATAAGTTGATGTTTTTACCTTATAATCTTTTTGTTATGGCTATTAATACAGCGGTTTTTCCAAGTTTGAGTGAACAGGCTGCTAAGCAGAAGTTTGAAGATATGGGTAGAACTACGGTTTTTGGCTTGAATTTGGTGGCGTTTTTTACTATACCGGCTGCTATAGGGATATTTGTTTTGTCGGAGCCATTGGTGCGTTTGCTTTTTGAGAGGGGAGCTTTTGATGCTCATTCTACCGAACTTACGGTTTTTGCTTTGAATTTTTATTTAATTGGCCTTTTTGCCCAAGGAGCATTTCATGTTTTGAATCGTACTTATTTTGCCATGCAAGATACTAAGACACCAGTAAAGATTAATATTTTTTCGGTGTTTTTAAATTTGATTTTTAGTTTGATTCTTATCCGCTATTTAGCTCATGGTGGACTTGCTTTAGCTACTTCACTAGCGGCTATTTGTAATATGATACTGGTGTATTCCTTCTTAAGGCGTAAGCTACCTACTTTACCTGAAAGACAGTTGTTTTTCACTCTGGGTAAGGTGCTTTTTGCTTCTGTGATTATGGGAGTGGCGGTTCATTTTTCAAGTATGTATTTGGTAAGTCAATTAGCTATGGTTAGTTTGTGGGATCAGTTGGTACATATTTGTGGAAGTATTTTTATAGGGGTTTTGGTTTATGGGTTGGCTATTTTGCCGCTTAAGATTGAGGAAGTGGAGTATGTTAAGGATAGATTTTTAGAGAGGTTAGCGCGTAGATAA
- a CDS encoding LCP family protein, whose product MSRTRKKRSNKKSKTKALLSFMLMAGLIFGLCFGAGAWIANNFIVSPTNVVADDEEEENKIDGDRTNILVLGLDARPGETVSRSDTMMLVSVDPKLKKVAIVSIPRDTRYPIKGGHLDKISIATVAGGSEYAVEAVEDLMGVNIDHYVSMDFSGFESVIDTLGGVNITVGQRMYKPAEGIDLYPGEQKLDGKQALAFVRYRDYYYGDIDRVEKQQKFLKALADEVLQPRTITKLPSLVRQINDYVETDIGTTDMIRMASWAPGFSSDSIITQTLPGYFLDKWDDEGNLKISYWIADQSHAQRALSSMFDGETVAVVRESPHPQPRPTPPRDTDPEEEIIIRDPEEDSDEQTEDEDQINRGELPSPGHDAGPEGYR is encoded by the coding sequence ATGTCAAGAACCAGAAAAAAAAGATCTAATAAAAAATCAAAAACTAAAGCACTGCTCTCCTTTATGTTAATGGCTGGACTAATATTTGGATTATGCTTTGGTGCAGGAGCTTGGATTGCCAACAATTTTATAGTATCCCCAACCAATGTAGTAGCAGATGATGAAGAAGAAGAAAATAAAATAGATGGAGACAGAACCAACATTCTCGTATTAGGACTTGATGCTAGACCAGGGGAAACCGTATCCCGTTCAGATACCATGATGCTAGTATCAGTTGACCCCAAACTTAAAAAAGTAGCAATAGTATCTATTCCACGTGATACTAGATATCCTATAAAAGGTGGTCACCTGGATAAAATAAGTATTGCTACTGTTGCTGGAGGATCAGAGTATGCAGTTGAGGCTGTAGAAGACCTTATGGGAGTAAACATCGACCACTATGTAAGTATGGATTTTAGTGGCTTTGAAAGCGTAATAGATACACTTGGTGGAGTAAATATAACAGTAGGCCAAAGAATGTATAAACCAGCTGAAGGCATAGACTTATATCCAGGGGAGCAAAAACTAGATGGAAAACAAGCATTAGCATTTGTAAGATATAGAGACTATTACTATGGAGACATTGATCGTGTTGAAAAGCAACAAAAATTCTTAAAGGCATTAGCAGATGAAGTATTACAACCAAGAACCATAACAAAACTGCCAAGCCTTGTCAGACAAATTAACGACTACGTAGAAACCGATATTGGTACAACAGACATGATTAGAATGGCAAGCTGGGCGCCAGGATTTAGCAGTGACTCAATAATAACACAAACACTTCCCGGCTACTTTTTAGATAAATGGGATGATGAAGGCAACCTAAAAATAAGCTATTGGATAGCAGATCAATCCCATGCACAAAGGGCATTATCAAGTATGTTTGATGGTGAAACTGTGGCAGTGGTAAGAGAATCCCCACACCCACAGCCAAGACCAACACCACCAAGGGATACTGACCCTGAAGAAGAAATAATAATACGAGATCCCGAAGAAGATTCAGATGAGCAAACAGAAGACGAAGACCAAATAAACAGGGGCGAACTCCCTAGTCCAGGCCATGATGCAGGCCCAGAAGGATACAGGTAA
- a CDS encoding glycosyltransferase family 4 protein — protein sequence MTTTTIIIAILAAFCITYIAVPVSIKIAHRIGAIDKPNNRKVHENLMPRLGGLAIFLGFIITMLFVVDVTGPIIGILLGASLIFIIGLLDDIYRLSAVVKLIGQIIAAGIAIYFGVIVSFVTNPFDGMLNLGYLSIPLTLLWIVGITNALNLIDGLDGLAGGVAGIAACTMGVVALTQGQLIVALAAFILVAAILGFLPYNFHPAKTFMGDGGSNFLGFVLACLAIMGLAKSAAIISLFIPIVILGIPIFDTFFAIIRRINNKTHIFKPDKAHLHHRLMIMGLSHKGSVLVIYAISGFFGATAITLSFINSPNASLILALLLLIIVLGAEKIGMVKGDTQTTKQQTETRDIHVNS from the coding sequence ATGACGACAACAACAATAATAATTGCCATACTAGCAGCGTTTTGCATAACATATATAGCAGTACCCGTATCAATAAAAATCGCGCATCGTATTGGTGCCATAGATAAACCTAATAATCGCAAAGTTCACGAAAATCTCATGCCTAGACTAGGTGGTTTAGCAATATTTTTAGGTTTTATAATCACAATGCTTTTTGTAGTAGATGTAACAGGACCCATCATTGGTATACTACTAGGAGCTTCCTTAATATTTATAATAGGCCTACTAGATGACATATACCGTTTATCAGCAGTAGTAAAACTAATAGGACAGATAATTGCGGCAGGGATAGCAATATACTTTGGTGTGATAGTCAGTTTTGTAACTAACCCATTTGATGGAATGCTAAATCTAGGCTATCTAAGTATCCCACTAACATTACTATGGATAGTAGGTATAACCAATGCTTTAAATCTTATTGACGGCTTAGATGGACTTGCGGGAGGTGTAGCTGGCATAGCAGCCTGTACCATGGGTGTTGTTGCCTTAACCCAAGGTCAGCTAATAGTAGCCTTAGCAGCATTTATACTCGTTGCAGCTATACTAGGATTCTTACCGTATAACTTCCACCCAGCTAAAACATTTATGGGTGACGGAGGATCAAACTTCTTAGGCTTTGTTTTAGCATGTTTAGCTATAATGGGATTAGCCAAAAGTGCAGCTATTATATCATTATTTATTCCCATAGTAATACTAGGTATACCCATATTTGATACATTTTTCGCTATAATCAGGAGAATAAATAACAAGACCCACATATTTAAACCAGACAAAGCCCATCTTCATCACCGTCTAATGATTATGGGGCTAAGTCACAAAGGAAGTGTATTGGTCATATACGCAATAAGTGGTTTCTTTGGAGCCACAGCCATAACCCTAAGCTTTATAAACAGTCCCAATGCCAGCTTAATATTAGCTTTACTGTTATTAATAATAGTTTTGGGAGCAGAAAAAATAGGCATGGTAAAGGGTGATACCCAAACTACCAAACAACAAACAGAAACTAGAGATATACATGTAAATTCATAA